Proteins encoded in a region of the Tachyglossus aculeatus isolate mTacAcu1 chromosome 11, mTacAcu1.pri, whole genome shotgun sequence genome:
- the UBTF gene encoding nucleolar transcription factor 1 isoform X1 — MNGEADCPTDLDMATPKGQDCWSQEDMLTLLECMKSNLPSNDSSKFKTTESHLDWEKVAFKDFSGDMCKLKWVEISNEVRKFRTLTELILDAQEHVKNPYKGKKLKKHPDFPKKPLTPYFRFFMEKRAKYAKLHPEMSNLDLTKILSKKYKELPEKKKMKYIQDFQREKQDFERNLARFREDHPDLIQNAKKSDVPEKPKTPQQLWYNHEKKVYLKVRPDATTKEVKDSLGKQWSQLSDKKRLKWIHKALEQRKEYEEVMRDYIQKHPEMNISEEGITKSTLTKAERQLKDKFDGRPTKPPPNSYSLYCAELMANMKDVPSTERMVLCSQQWKLLSQNEKDAYHKKCDQKKKDYEIELLRFLESLPEEEQQRVLGEEKMLSINKKPTGSPAAKKPSPDGGKGGSEKPKRPVSAMFIFSEEKRRQLQEERPELSESELTRLLARMWNDLSEKKKAKYKAREAALKAQSERKPRAEREERGKLPESPKTAEEIWQQSVIGDYLARFKNDRVKALKAMEVTWNSMEKKEKLMWIKKAAEDQKRYERELSEMRAPPASTNSSKKMRFQGEPKKPPMNGYQKFSQELLSNGELNHLPLKERMVEIGSRWQRISQGQKEHYKKLAEEQQKQYKVHLDVWVKSLSPPERAAYKEFISNKRKSVTKLRGPNPKSKPTMQSKSESEEDEDDDDEDDDEDEEDDEENGDSSEDGGDSSESSSEEDSEDGDENDDDDDDDDDDDDDEDEEDEEDESEGSSSSSSSSGDSSDSDSN, encoded by the exons ATGAACGGTGAAGCCGACTGCCCCACCGACCTGGACATGGCAACCCCCAAAGGCCAAG acTGCTGGTCCCAGGAGGACATGCTGACCTTGCTGGAGTGCATGAAGAGCAACCTGCCCTCCAACGACAGCTCCAAGTTCAAGACCACCGAGTCCCACCTGGACTGGGAGAAAGTGGCTTTCAAAGACTTCTCTGGAGACATGTGCAAGCTGAAGTGGGTGGAGATCTCCAATGAG gTGAGGAAATTCCGTACCCTGACGGAACTGATCCTGGATGCTCAAGAACACGTGAAGAATCCATACAAGGGCAAGAAGCTGAAG AAACACCCGGATTTCCCGAAGAAGCCCCTCACCCCTTACTTCCGCTTCTTCATGGAGAAGCGTGCCAAGTACGCCAAGCTGCACCCTGAGATGAGCAACTTGGACCTCACCAAGATCCTGTCCAAGAAATACAAGGAGCTGCCGGAGAAGAagaag ATGAAATACATCCAGGACttccagagggagaaacaggatTTTGAACGGAACCTGGCCCGCTTCAG GGAGGACCATCCCGACCTGATCCAGAACGCCAAGAAGTCGGACGTGCCCGAGAAGCCCAAGACGCCCCAGCAGCTGTGGTACAACCACGAGAAGAAGGTGTACCTCAAAGTGCGGCCGGAC GCCACCACGAAGGAAGTGAAGGACTCCCTAGGCAAGCAGTGGTCTCAGCTCTCGGACAAAAAGAGGCTGAAATGGATCCATAAGGCTCTGGAACAGCGCAAAGAGTATGAG GAGGTCATGCGGGATTACATCCAGAAGCACCCCGAGATGAACATCAGCGAGGAGGGCATCACCAAGTCCACCCTCACCAAGGCCGAGCGGCAGCTGAAGGACAAGTTCGACGGGCGACCCACCAAGCCCCCCCC gaACAGCTACTCTCTGTACTGCGCCGAGCTCATGGCCAACATGAAGGACGTGCCCAGTACGGAGCGGATGGTCCTCTGCAGTCAGCAGTGGAAACTGCTGTCCCAGAACGAGAAGGATGCCTATCACAAGAAGTGTGaccag AAAAAGAAAGATTACGAAATCGAGCTCCTACGTTTTCTGGAG AGCCTtccggaggaggagcagcagcgagTGCTGGGCGAAGAGAAGATGCTGAGCATCAACAAGAAGCCCACCGGCAGCCCAGCCGCCAAGAAGCCATCTCCCGACGGGGGGAAG GGGGGCTCGGAGAAGCCCAAGCGGCCGGTGTCCGCCATGTTCATCTTCTCTGAGGAGAAGCGGCGGCAGCTGCAGGAGGAGCGGCCCGAGCTATCGGAGAGCGAGCTCACCCGCCTGCTTGCCCGCATGTGGAACGACCTGTCTGAGAAGAAGAAG GCCAAGTATAAGGCGCGGGAAGCGGCTCTGAAGGCCCAGTCGGAGCGGAAGCCCAGGGCGGAGCGGGAGGAGCGCGGGAAGCTGCCCGAGTCCCCCAAGACGGCCGAGGAGATCTGGCAGCAGAGCGTCATTGGGGACTACCTGGCTCGCTTCAAG aaTGACAGGGTGAAGGCCCTGAAGGCTATGGAGGTCACCTGGAACAgcatggagaagaaggagaagctcATGTGGATCAAGAAAGCGGCCGAGGACCAGAAGAGATACGAG CGGGAGCTGAGCGAGATGCGGGCCCCCCCGGCCTCCACCAATTCTTCCAAAAAGATGAGATTCCAGGGAGAACCCAAGAAGCCCCCCAT GAACGGCTACCAGAAGTTCTCCCAGGAGCTGCTGTCCAACGGGGAGCTGAACCACCTGCCGCTCAAGGAGCGCATGGTGGAGATCGGAAGCCGTTGGCAACGCATTTCCCAGGGCCAGAAGGAGCATTACAAGAAGCTGGCcgaggagcagcagaagcagtacAAAGTCCACCTGGACGTGTGGGTCAAG AGCCTGTCTCCCCCGGAGCGAGCGGCGTACAAAGAATTCATCTCCAAC aaACGCAAGAGCGTGACCAAGCTGCGGGGGCCCAACCCCAAGTCAAAGCCCACCATGCAGTCCAAGTCG GAGTCCGAGGAagacgaggacgacgacgacgaggacgacgatGAAGACGAAGAGGACGACGAGGAGAACGGAGACTCGTCGGAGGACGGGGGCGATTCCTCCGAGTCCAGCAGCGAGGAGGACAGCGAGGACGGCGATGAG AACGacgatgacgacgacgacgatgatgacgacgatgacgaCGAagacgaggaggatgaggaggacgagTCCGAGGgcagcagcagctcctcctcctcctcaggcgaTTCCTCTGACTCGGACTCCAACTga
- the UBTF gene encoding nucleolar transcription factor 1 isoform X3 encodes MNGEADCPTDLDMATPKGQDCWSQEDMLTLLECMKSNLPSNDSSKFKTTESHLDWEKVAFKDFSGDMCKLKWVEISNEVRKFRTLTELILDAQEHVKNPYKGKKLKKHPDFPKKPLTPYFRFFMEKRAKYAKLHPEMSNLDLTKILSKKYKELPEKKKMKYIQDFQREKQDFERNLARFREDHPDLIQNAKKSDVPEKPKTPQQLWYNHEKKVYLKVRPDATTKEVKDSLGKQWSQLSDKKRLKWIHKALEQRKEYEEVMRDYIQKHPEMNISEEGITKSTLTKAERQLKDKFDGRPTKPPPNSYSLYCAELMANMKDVPSTERMVLCSQQWKLLSQNEKDAYHKKCDQKKKDYEIELLRFLESLPEEEQQRVLGEEKMLSINKKPTGSPAAKKPSPDGGKAKYKAREAALKAQSERKPRAEREERGKLPESPKTAEEIWQQSVIGDYLARFKNDRVKALKAMEVTWNSMEKKEKLMWIKKAAEDQKRYERELSEMRAPPASTNSSKKMRFQGEPKKPPMNGYQKFSQELLSNGELNHLPLKERMVEIGSRWQRISQGQKEHYKKLAEEQQKQYKVHLDVWVKSLSPPERAAYKEFISNKRKSVTKLRGPNPKSKPTMQSKSESEEDEDDDDEDDDEDEEDDEENGDSSEDGGDSSESSSEEDSEDGDENDDDDDDDDDDDDDEDEEDEEDESEGSSSSSSSSGDSSDSDSN; translated from the exons ATGAACGGTGAAGCCGACTGCCCCACCGACCTGGACATGGCAACCCCCAAAGGCCAAG acTGCTGGTCCCAGGAGGACATGCTGACCTTGCTGGAGTGCATGAAGAGCAACCTGCCCTCCAACGACAGCTCCAAGTTCAAGACCACCGAGTCCCACCTGGACTGGGAGAAAGTGGCTTTCAAAGACTTCTCTGGAGACATGTGCAAGCTGAAGTGGGTGGAGATCTCCAATGAG gTGAGGAAATTCCGTACCCTGACGGAACTGATCCTGGATGCTCAAGAACACGTGAAGAATCCATACAAGGGCAAGAAGCTGAAG AAACACCCGGATTTCCCGAAGAAGCCCCTCACCCCTTACTTCCGCTTCTTCATGGAGAAGCGTGCCAAGTACGCCAAGCTGCACCCTGAGATGAGCAACTTGGACCTCACCAAGATCCTGTCCAAGAAATACAAGGAGCTGCCGGAGAAGAagaag ATGAAATACATCCAGGACttccagagggagaaacaggatTTTGAACGGAACCTGGCCCGCTTCAG GGAGGACCATCCCGACCTGATCCAGAACGCCAAGAAGTCGGACGTGCCCGAGAAGCCCAAGACGCCCCAGCAGCTGTGGTACAACCACGAGAAGAAGGTGTACCTCAAAGTGCGGCCGGAC GCCACCACGAAGGAAGTGAAGGACTCCCTAGGCAAGCAGTGGTCTCAGCTCTCGGACAAAAAGAGGCTGAAATGGATCCATAAGGCTCTGGAACAGCGCAAAGAGTATGAG GAGGTCATGCGGGATTACATCCAGAAGCACCCCGAGATGAACATCAGCGAGGAGGGCATCACCAAGTCCACCCTCACCAAGGCCGAGCGGCAGCTGAAGGACAAGTTCGACGGGCGACCCACCAAGCCCCCCCC gaACAGCTACTCTCTGTACTGCGCCGAGCTCATGGCCAACATGAAGGACGTGCCCAGTACGGAGCGGATGGTCCTCTGCAGTCAGCAGTGGAAACTGCTGTCCCAGAACGAGAAGGATGCCTATCACAAGAAGTGTGaccag AAAAAGAAAGATTACGAAATCGAGCTCCTACGTTTTCTGGAG AGCCTtccggaggaggagcagcagcgagTGCTGGGCGAAGAGAAGATGCTGAGCATCAACAAGAAGCCCACCGGCAGCCCAGCCGCCAAGAAGCCATCTCCCGACGGGGGGAAG GCCAAGTATAAGGCGCGGGAAGCGGCTCTGAAGGCCCAGTCGGAGCGGAAGCCCAGGGCGGAGCGGGAGGAGCGCGGGAAGCTGCCCGAGTCCCCCAAGACGGCCGAGGAGATCTGGCAGCAGAGCGTCATTGGGGACTACCTGGCTCGCTTCAAG aaTGACAGGGTGAAGGCCCTGAAGGCTATGGAGGTCACCTGGAACAgcatggagaagaaggagaagctcATGTGGATCAAGAAAGCGGCCGAGGACCAGAAGAGATACGAG CGGGAGCTGAGCGAGATGCGGGCCCCCCCGGCCTCCACCAATTCTTCCAAAAAGATGAGATTCCAGGGAGAACCCAAGAAGCCCCCCAT GAACGGCTACCAGAAGTTCTCCCAGGAGCTGCTGTCCAACGGGGAGCTGAACCACCTGCCGCTCAAGGAGCGCATGGTGGAGATCGGAAGCCGTTGGCAACGCATTTCCCAGGGCCAGAAGGAGCATTACAAGAAGCTGGCcgaggagcagcagaagcagtacAAAGTCCACCTGGACGTGTGGGTCAAG AGCCTGTCTCCCCCGGAGCGAGCGGCGTACAAAGAATTCATCTCCAAC aaACGCAAGAGCGTGACCAAGCTGCGGGGGCCCAACCCCAAGTCAAAGCCCACCATGCAGTCCAAGTCG GAGTCCGAGGAagacgaggacgacgacgacgaggacgacgatGAAGACGAAGAGGACGACGAGGAGAACGGAGACTCGTCGGAGGACGGGGGCGATTCCTCCGAGTCCAGCAGCGAGGAGGACAGCGAGGACGGCGATGAG AACGacgatgacgacgacgacgatgatgacgacgatgacgaCGAagacgaggaggatgaggaggacgagTCCGAGGgcagcagcagctcctcctcctcctcaggcgaTTCCTCTGACTCGGACTCCAACTga
- the UBTF gene encoding nucleolar transcription factor 1 isoform X2: MNGEADCPTDLDMATPKGQDCWSQEDMLTLLECMKSNLPSNDSSKFKTTESHLDWEKVAFKDFSGDMCKLKWVEISNEVRKFRTLTELILDAQEHVKNPYKGKKLKKHPDFPKKPLTPYFRFFMEKRAKYAKLHPEMSNLDLTKILSKKYKELPEKKKMKYIQDFQREKQDFERNLARFREDHPDLIQNAKKSDVPEKPKTPQQLWYNHEKKVYLKVRPDEVMRDYIQKHPEMNISEEGITKSTLTKAERQLKDKFDGRPTKPPPNSYSLYCAELMANMKDVPSTERMVLCSQQWKLLSQNEKDAYHKKCDQKKKDYEIELLRFLESLPEEEQQRVLGEEKMLSINKKPTGSPAAKKPSPDGGKGGSEKPKRPVSAMFIFSEEKRRQLQEERPELSESELTRLLARMWNDLSEKKKAKYKAREAALKAQSERKPRAEREERGKLPESPKTAEEIWQQSVIGDYLARFKNDRVKALKAMEVTWNSMEKKEKLMWIKKAAEDQKRYERELSEMRAPPASTNSSKKMRFQGEPKKPPMNGYQKFSQELLSNGELNHLPLKERMVEIGSRWQRISQGQKEHYKKLAEEQQKQYKVHLDVWVKSLSPPERAAYKEFISNKRKSVTKLRGPNPKSKPTMQSKSESEEDEDDDDEDDDEDEEDDEENGDSSEDGGDSSESSSEEDSEDGDENDDDDDDDDDDDDDEDEEDEEDESEGSSSSSSSSGDSSDSDSN; encoded by the exons ATGAACGGTGAAGCCGACTGCCCCACCGACCTGGACATGGCAACCCCCAAAGGCCAAG acTGCTGGTCCCAGGAGGACATGCTGACCTTGCTGGAGTGCATGAAGAGCAACCTGCCCTCCAACGACAGCTCCAAGTTCAAGACCACCGAGTCCCACCTGGACTGGGAGAAAGTGGCTTTCAAAGACTTCTCTGGAGACATGTGCAAGCTGAAGTGGGTGGAGATCTCCAATGAG gTGAGGAAATTCCGTACCCTGACGGAACTGATCCTGGATGCTCAAGAACACGTGAAGAATCCATACAAGGGCAAGAAGCTGAAG AAACACCCGGATTTCCCGAAGAAGCCCCTCACCCCTTACTTCCGCTTCTTCATGGAGAAGCGTGCCAAGTACGCCAAGCTGCACCCTGAGATGAGCAACTTGGACCTCACCAAGATCCTGTCCAAGAAATACAAGGAGCTGCCGGAGAAGAagaag ATGAAATACATCCAGGACttccagagggagaaacaggatTTTGAACGGAACCTGGCCCGCTTCAG GGAGGACCATCCCGACCTGATCCAGAACGCCAAGAAGTCGGACGTGCCCGAGAAGCCCAAGACGCCCCAGCAGCTGTGGTACAACCACGAGAAGAAGGTGTACCTCAAAGTGCGGCCGGAC GAGGTCATGCGGGATTACATCCAGAAGCACCCCGAGATGAACATCAGCGAGGAGGGCATCACCAAGTCCACCCTCACCAAGGCCGAGCGGCAGCTGAAGGACAAGTTCGACGGGCGACCCACCAAGCCCCCCCC gaACAGCTACTCTCTGTACTGCGCCGAGCTCATGGCCAACATGAAGGACGTGCCCAGTACGGAGCGGATGGTCCTCTGCAGTCAGCAGTGGAAACTGCTGTCCCAGAACGAGAAGGATGCCTATCACAAGAAGTGTGaccag AAAAAGAAAGATTACGAAATCGAGCTCCTACGTTTTCTGGAG AGCCTtccggaggaggagcagcagcgagTGCTGGGCGAAGAGAAGATGCTGAGCATCAACAAGAAGCCCACCGGCAGCCCAGCCGCCAAGAAGCCATCTCCCGACGGGGGGAAG GGGGGCTCGGAGAAGCCCAAGCGGCCGGTGTCCGCCATGTTCATCTTCTCTGAGGAGAAGCGGCGGCAGCTGCAGGAGGAGCGGCCCGAGCTATCGGAGAGCGAGCTCACCCGCCTGCTTGCCCGCATGTGGAACGACCTGTCTGAGAAGAAGAAG GCCAAGTATAAGGCGCGGGAAGCGGCTCTGAAGGCCCAGTCGGAGCGGAAGCCCAGGGCGGAGCGGGAGGAGCGCGGGAAGCTGCCCGAGTCCCCCAAGACGGCCGAGGAGATCTGGCAGCAGAGCGTCATTGGGGACTACCTGGCTCGCTTCAAG aaTGACAGGGTGAAGGCCCTGAAGGCTATGGAGGTCACCTGGAACAgcatggagaagaaggagaagctcATGTGGATCAAGAAAGCGGCCGAGGACCAGAAGAGATACGAG CGGGAGCTGAGCGAGATGCGGGCCCCCCCGGCCTCCACCAATTCTTCCAAAAAGATGAGATTCCAGGGAGAACCCAAGAAGCCCCCCAT GAACGGCTACCAGAAGTTCTCCCAGGAGCTGCTGTCCAACGGGGAGCTGAACCACCTGCCGCTCAAGGAGCGCATGGTGGAGATCGGAAGCCGTTGGCAACGCATTTCCCAGGGCCAGAAGGAGCATTACAAGAAGCTGGCcgaggagcagcagaagcagtacAAAGTCCACCTGGACGTGTGGGTCAAG AGCCTGTCTCCCCCGGAGCGAGCGGCGTACAAAGAATTCATCTCCAAC aaACGCAAGAGCGTGACCAAGCTGCGGGGGCCCAACCCCAAGTCAAAGCCCACCATGCAGTCCAAGTCG GAGTCCGAGGAagacgaggacgacgacgacgaggacgacgatGAAGACGAAGAGGACGACGAGGAGAACGGAGACTCGTCGGAGGACGGGGGCGATTCCTCCGAGTCCAGCAGCGAGGAGGACAGCGAGGACGGCGATGAG AACGacgatgacgacgacgacgatgatgacgacgatgacgaCGAagacgaggaggatgaggaggacgagTCCGAGGgcagcagcagctcctcctcctcctcaggcgaTTCCTCTGACTCGGACTCCAACTga